The region CCGTTCGCCATGCACCACCGGCACGAGCGTGTCATTCGCCCCATGAATGATCAGGATCGGCGTGTCCGTCGTGCTGAGTGCATCGATCGGTGCGTCGCCGTCACTGACGAACAGCCAGCAGAGGGCCCGCACGATCACATTTGGCCTGCTGCCGCCAAGGGCCGTGGCCGCCGCCAGGCGCCACGATGCAAATGGACTCTCGAGCACCGCGCACTTGAAGTCACTTCGCCGCCCAAGCAGCGAGAGCCCGACGGCGCCGCCAAGTGACTGGCCGAAGAGCGCGATACGCTCCGAATCAACCTCCGGCAGCGCGAGCATGGCATCGAGCGCAGCCACCGCGTCGCTTATGACCGCCCGTCGACCTGTCACCGACCCGTGACTCTCACCGAATCCGCGATAGTCAAAGAGGAAGAGGTTGAACCCCTGGGCGGGGATCCACGATGTGAAGTCGAGATGCCAATTCATGTTTCCGGCATTGCCGTGCACATGCAGGATGGTTGGGCTGCGCCCACTTGCATCAGCAATACCGCCCGCCAGGTGCTGCCCGGCACTTCCTCTTGCAGGAATGAACCATCCGCAGAGGCGCGTGCCATCGGATGACTCGAACCAGACGACCCGCGCCTCGGGGAACTTCGCGGGCGCAGGGGTCGGCTCGCGATAGGGGTGAAAGAAGAGACGATCGGTGCAGCCACCCACTCTGAGGAGGAGGATCAGCACCGCGATCACCGCCGTCAAGCGAAGCGGCGCCGCCCACCGCCTTGCCGGACGCGCTCTGCCGCCCGATTGGCCATGACCCGCCGAGGTGCGCCCACCCGCCCCCCGCTCTTCGGACCCGCGACTCACCCGTCACCTCGCGGGGGACAGCACCGGCACGCTTCATCGTCACAGGGTTCGACATGGGCCGTCGCATTGCCGAAGCCGAAGTGCTGCTCGATCTCATGTTCGATGGCCGAGGCTGCATCATGCGCCGAGCGGACGTCGGTGGCGTCCGGCAACCTCATGTGAAACTCCACCCAGTGCTGCCTGCCAACATGGCGAACTCGAAGCTTGTGCCAGGAACAGATGCGGGGCGGATTTCCCTGTGCACCCGTGTGGCCATCAAGCAGGCGCTCGATCTGTGCAAA is a window of Phycisphaeraceae bacterium DNA encoding:
- a CDS encoding alpha/beta fold hydrolase, translated to MTAVIAVLILLLRVGGCTDRLFFHPYREPTPAPAKFPEARVVWFESSDGTRLCGWFIPARGSAGQHLAGGIADASGRSPTILHVHGNAGNMNWHLDFTSWIPAQGFNLFLFDYRGFGESHGSVTGRRAVISDAVAALDAMLALPEVDSERIALFGQSLGGAVGLSLLGRRSDFKCAVLESPFASWRLAAATALGGSRPNVIVRALCWLFVSDGDAPIDALSTTDTPILIIHGANDTLVPVVHGERLRDSSPDQVTLLAFEGGGHNTLQETHPEARRAVLEFLRKHLE